The DNA window TGGGGCCAGTCATTGGTGGTTTTGCAATCATCCCAGCAATTATTGGATCAATCATTTTAGTATTAATTGTAAGCTTTCTTTTAAGAAAAATGGGTCAAAAAAAGAATCATGGTCATCATGTATAAAAATTGAAAAAACTTAAATTGGAGTGACTAAAAATGAGAGAAGAAAATAATTCTATGCTACATGATTTTATTGAGGATAACCAATTTGAACTAGATTCTTACCTTACTTATTTGTTCGATCAAATTAATAATGATAGCGAAATTTTGTCAGAAGCTTAATGAGATTACAGATATTTTATTATAAAGAAAAAGACAAAAAAATAATAAATCAGAATATAGTATAAGCGACCTTAGTAACTTTGTTTACAGTATATAGGGTCGCTTATTATTATGGACAATATTTAAAAATAAAGTGCAGATATGCTTCTTTACTGCGGTAGGTAAGGAGTAAATGGTCCTGGAATATGCGCTTTTTTTTATAGGTTGGGGATTGGCCTAGTCGCTTTTGTACTCCAAAATATCACCTGGCTGACAATCTAAAGTCTTACATATCGCTTCTAATGTTGAAAAACGAACTGCTTTTGCTTTCCCATTTTTCAGAATAGAAAGATTCGCCATAGTAATTCCAACCCTCTCCGAAAGCTCCGTTACGCTCATTTTTCGTTTTGCTAACATCACATCAATATTAATAATAATTGTCATATCCTGGACCTCAGACCGTCAAATCATTTTCTAATTTTATGTTAATCGCTTCTTGTAGAAGCCGTTGGAGGATAGCAGCAAAAACGGCGATAACCAACGAAGTAAAAATGATGATGAGTCCCATTAATCCAATAGGAGGGTCAACTTTCTTCGCTATAAAATGAAAGAGTGGCAAACCTAATACATACAAACCACTGATTGTAATCGCACAGTACTTTATGTTCTTTAATGACTTTACAGATAATTCCGAGAACGCTGTGTTCTCGTCAATGTACCGTAAAAGATTGAAAGCCTGATAGAGAGCAAAGTAAAAAGGCACAGCCGCCCCATACATCACGATGAAAACGAGATATTTCATTGGGGCAATATTTGGATACAATTTTGCTGCGAAATTCGCCATATGGGGTACTAAAAATATACATAAAGCAAGAACTGGTAGTCCTATAATAAAAACAGCTATTTTTAAAAACAATGTTGTGACTTCTCTCAAAATAAACACCTCACATTTTTATTTCATTTTTCTCTAGGAAATTTTTAATTGGTTTTTGAAGAACACTTACAAAAGTTGCAACAGTACTTGTCATTAAAATACCCATTAGACTTAGTGATATTGGACCTGCTGCATCGTCACCTGTAACTTTAGCAAGCACCATTAAGCTTACTATCCCTAACATAATGAAGAAAATGACTGCAAAAATACATTTCTTTATAACCTTCAAAGATTTAAGGGATAACTCAGAGAAAGCATTGTTCCTTTCAATATAGGTTAATAGTTTAAATACTTGATACAACACAACAGAAAACGTAATACAGATTCCGTATGCACATACTAAAAAGGGGATTAGGAAGTAAGCCATATCTGTATGTACTCTTGCATCTCTAACGGCTATCTCAGGCAACCAATAGATACACAAAGCAAGCACTGCAATTCCAATTAGAAAAATAATTACCTTTAAGAAAGTGGTTGAACCTAGTTTAACGTTCATTTAAAACACCTCACTTATTTAATAACAACATGATTTTAGCACGTTATTTATCGTTTTACAATAAATTTATGTTGCTATTTATTATATTGTTATTGTTATTAGAATATCCTTTTAATTTCGACAAAAATAAAAAGCATTTCTCATTACAAAGAAATGCTCTTACTTTAAAATGTTAAATTTACAACTTGTTCAACACAACTTCCAAATAGTTTAATAAAGTAAATCAACAACGAAAGATAACAGAACCTACTTAAAATAAATAATATCCTTCATCGTAAATTGTTTATCGGCAACCCAAAATCTTTGAGCTGGTATAGCCTTCACTTTATCCCATGAATTGTAGGCAAACAAAAGTTATAGAAAGTACGAAGGATAGTTAAAGCGTATTGAGCATACATAAATTCATTGTATATGAATGAGGATGATCATAATGATTAACTTACGAAGAACTCATAGAATACTGCGTCCAGAACTATGGTCAAGAACAGATTAATGATCTTCAAACTTCTGTTTTAAAGAATAGAAATGGTAAAGACGATCGTGACTTGACTATTGAGTTTGTTGACCAATTATCTATTTTGTGCAAAGAGTTAGCGCCAATGATTGTTATCTTTTTTGCTCCTCCCTATTATCCAGCTGTTAGCTCGTGTCACAATCTTTTTATTCAAGACGTAGTTTATAATATGGAGAAATATGCTTATGACAACCATAATGTTACTTTTAAGAAACAGAACTATTTTGGGGGAATTTCTGATCTTAGCTACGTAGGCTTACAATATCCAGCAGAATCCATGAAACCACTTACTACTAATATGCCATTATGGAACAACGGTTACTCCGTACCACTTGATGAATTAGAAAGATTTAACGTGCCAGTTCTAAATGTGGGTCCTGTAGGAAGGGATGCTCATCAATGGACAGAACGTTTGGATATAGATTATGCGTTTGAAACGCTATTAGATATGCTTCCTGTATGTATTCATAAATTATTAAATCCGGTATTAGAGCGAAAATAATTTATGTGAAGCTACACGCCCTATTTATTCAATAAAATGTTAGTCGATATGAGATATAGGAATGTTTATAAAGAGTGGTTCCCCTATAAATGGAGAATTGTTCTTTAATAGATTACCTACTGAATTCTTACTTAACATAATAGATCTCATCATCAGAAGTAAAAAAAGAAAGCTACCCCATCGTTGCAGGACGAATAGCTTTTAGGGAATTTGTATGCTTCAATTCATAAAAAAGTCTGAATAATTGTACAACAAATTTATAAATAAGGCAATATAAAACAACCTTGAGCATATATATAAAAGGTGCGCTTTTTATACACCTTTTCATTAATCACCCATCTGAAGAACATTGCTACATCAGGGATGTATAAAAAGCTGCATACTCCGGAAAAGAGTCCTTGGTGGAATCCTACTGCCCCAAGGGTTCTTTTTTGAGTTGTGTTCCGGAAAGAGTGATTATGTTAACTAACTTTGCATACTATATACAATTTAAAAATAGAAAAACCACTGTGCCTAATCAGTTTTTTCTATCTTGAGTACAATACTCAAAGTACTAGATACTATTCAACTCTTTCCTTATGAAATACAAACAGACAAACCATTTAATGATTTGCCTGTTTGAAGAATAACAGTCCCAGTTACTACTTTTTCCTCTAAATTAAGAGATAACCGAAAAACTACAACTGTTTTACTGCATATAAAATCTTATATTAGCTTTTAGCTTTGACTCTTACGAGACCAAACAACTACAGGAATAAGCACTAGTGAAAGAATGGCTCCAGAAAGTGATAATACTGCATAACTAGAATGAGCGACTACCATTCCTGATACCCCCCCACCAGCTGCTCCTGACAGTGCAAATAAGACATCGACTGATCCTTGTGTTTTTGCACGTACAGATGGATGTGTTGAATCTATAATGAGAGCCGTTCCACTTATTAAACCAAAGTTCCAGCCCAAACCTAGTAGTACTAACGCCAGGATAAGTAGTGGCATTGAGCCTACCGGTGCAAAGGCTGCTACCAATCCAGAAGCTAAGAGCGTAGCACCAGAAGCAACGGCCATAGTAGTACGGCCAAGCTTATCTACCAGTATACCTGTCAATGGTGAAGGAAGGTACATAGCTGCTATATGGAAACCTATAACTACCCCTACCTCTTGCAAGCCATGACCATGATGTCCCATATGAATGGGTGTCATGGTCATAATGGCTGCCATGACAAATTGAGTCAAAATCATAATTACAGCTCCTACCACAACACCTTTTTTGTTGATATTAGCACTCTTTAAATTTGTCTCTGTCTCTGTAGTATTCACATTTTTCTGAGCACTCGCAATAGCTGTAGACACAACCAAAGGATCTGGACGAAGAAAAAATAAGATCAATAATCCGGCAATTATGAAAGCAGCTCCTGACAAGATGAAAGGGCCAGCCAAAGTTGGAACACCGATTGAATCCGCAAATTCTCCCATTGTATTGACCAAGTTAGGAGCAACTACAGCACCCAAGGTAGTGGAAACCATGGCCATACTTGCGGCAGTTGCCCTTTGTTTATCTGTTGCAAGATCCGTCCCTGCATATCGCGCTTGTAGATTAGACGCCGTACCAGCTCCATAAATAAGAAGGGAAAGGAATAAAAGTGCAATGTTGTTGGTTAAAGCTGCAATGATAACACCGATAGCGCCTATCCCTCCTGCAAGGAACCCTCCTGCAAGTCCTGCTCTACGTCCAAAACGTTGTGAAGATCGGCCTATAAGTAGGGCAGCTCCTGCAGAACCTAAAGTAAATAGAGCCGTTGGAATCCCTGCTGCATTTTCCGTCCCTAGCATGTCTTGTGCAAGAAGTGCCCCTACTGTTACACCGGCTCCAAGTCCTGCTCCCCCAAAGATTTGTGAAAACATCAAAATTCTTAATGTTTTATTATAAAGTTTTGCTTGTCTTTCTGGTGAATCAATATATTCTTGCAACCATATAGGCTGCTGTGTTGATACATTTGTATCTTTTGCTGTCATTGTCATGAACTCTACCTCCTAATAAAATATTTTGTAGCTTTTCATATTTGTTTTGTCATCCTTAGAATATTTAATTTTTCATTCCACATATTTAGGATTTTCGGTATATTTACAATTCACTATATTCGTCATTGGAAGAAGCTCATAATTAAATTTCTGATAATTATGAGCTCCTTCTATTTCTTATTTTTAAATATGAACACAACAATATTGGTCGGTGTTCATATTAAAATGTGTAGGATTCTCCATCTTCAGGTATTAAAATACTATTTGAGAATCCTTTTCCTTTACTAAAGTTTTTTAGTTCTTCTCTGGATAGTGTCCAATGGTTAACAGCTTCCATATGAACAGAAATAATCTTAGCATTAGGAGCCGCCTTGTGTACTTCATAGATGTCTTCTTTTCCCATAATGAGAGAACCATATTCTATAAATTGATTATCTCCGCCATTGACGACAATAATATCTGGTTCATGAGTATCTAATTCTTCCTGTACACCTTCATACCAGACTGTATCACCAGCTACGTACAATGTTTTTTCACTTGGATGTTTAAAGACGACACCACATACTTCCCCCATAAGCTTTAATAGTTCTTCTCCTCTTCCATGCTCGCCTCTTGTTTTAACTAATTGTATGCCTTCAAAGACAGTGTCCTTTGATAGTACCTCTACATTTTGGAAACCGACATTTTGGACTTCCTTTGCCTCTTCTTCATTTTGAACGAACATTTTAGTATCTTTTGGCAATAGTCTTTGTGCTGCCTCGTCAAAATGGTCTAAATGAAGATGAGTGAGAATAACTGCATCAATTCTACTAATAATATCATCAACTGGGATTGGTAAACTCACTACAGGATTGTTTTGATCTTGCTTAACCGAATCAGTGAAAGGGGGGTACGTACCTTTCTCTGCTAACATAGGATCTATTAAAAACTTTTTGCCAGCATATTCGACTACGATTGTGGCATTTCGGATTTGTTTAATATTCATCTTGATTGCTCCTTTTCTTTAATCTACATATAGCTTATACTATGTCCAGTGCATGATTACATAGATAAAATCAAGTCTTTTACCCGTTTAACTTGATTTTTGAAAGGATTTGAAGAAATGTTAGATCATACGGACATGAGCATCTTGCGTGAGCTGTCTAAAAATAGT is part of the Priestia aryabhattai genome and encodes:
- a CDS encoding MBL fold metallo-hydrolase; this encodes MNIKQIRNATIVVEYAGKKFLIDPMLAEKGTYPPFTDSVKQDQNNPVVSLPIPVDDIISRIDAVILTHLHLDHFDEAAQRLLPKDTKMFVQNEEEAKEVQNVGFQNVEVLSKDTVFEGIQLVKTRGEHGRGEELLKLMGEVCGVVFKHPSEKTLYVAGDTVWYEGVQEELDTHEPDIIVVNGGDNQFIEYGSLIMGKEDIYEVHKAAPNAKIISVHMEAVNHWTLSREELKNFSKGKGFSNSILIPEDGESYTF
- a CDS encoding DUF2975 domain-containing protein → MREVTTLFLKIAVFIIGLPVLALCIFLVPHMANFAAKLYPNIAPMKYLVFIVMYGAAVPFYFALYQAFNLLRYIDENTAFSELSVKSLKNIKYCAITISGLYVLGLPLFHFIAKKVDPPIGLMGLIIIFTSLVIAVFAAILQRLLQEAINIKLENDLTV
- a CDS encoding DUF2975 domain-containing protein, whose translation is MNVKLGSTTFLKVIIFLIGIAVLALCIYWLPEIAVRDARVHTDMAYFLIPFLVCAYGICITFSVVLYQVFKLLTYIERNNAFSELSLKSLKVIKKCIFAVIFFIMLGIVSLMVLAKVTGDDAAGPISLSLMGILMTSTVATFVSVLQKPIKNFLEKNEIKM
- a CDS encoding helix-turn-helix domain-containing protein: MTIIINIDVMLAKRKMSVTELSERVGITMANLSILKNGKAKAVRFSTLEAICKTLDCQPGDILEYKSD
- a CDS encoding MFS transporter → MTMTAKDTNVSTQQPIWLQEYIDSPERQAKLYNKTLRILMFSQIFGGAGLGAGVTVGALLAQDMLGTENAAGIPTALFTLGSAGAALLIGRSSQRFGRRAGLAGGFLAGGIGAIGVIIAALTNNIALLFLSLLIYGAGTASNLQARYAGTDLATDKQRATAASMAMVSTTLGAVVAPNLVNTMGEFADSIGVPTLAGPFILSGAAFIIAGLLILFFLRPDPLVVSTAIASAQKNVNTTETETNLKSANINKKGVVVGAVIMILTQFVMAAIMTMTPIHMGHHGHGLQEVGVVIGFHIAAMYLPSPLTGILVDKLGRTTMAVASGATLLASGLVAAFAPVGSMPLLILALVLLGLGWNFGLISGTALIIDSTHPSVRAKTQGSVDVLFALSGAAGGGVSGMVVAHSSYAVLSLSGAILSLVLIPVVVWSRKSQS